A single window of Deltaproteobacteria bacterium DNA harbors:
- a CDS encoding D-aminoacylase — MAHEYDVLIRGARLYDGTGAAPRLEDVALRADRIARVGCLDDARAPVSIDASGLVLAPGFVDVHTHDDFALVVRPEMDFKILGGVTSVVVGNCGMGAAPYPVATLLARAFHGDAVLPEWEGYTGYLARLEREPASTNAAVLVGHGTVRASVMGGAKRAPNATELAAMKRIVSEGRDAGAVGFSSGLVYEPGKFADVDELSGLAGEMAGSGGLYATHMRNEGTKLLDSVREAIEIGRRAGVPVQISHHKAAGREAWGLVRESLRLIEAAQAEGLDVHADQYPYTAGSTILAAIVQNGAFESGPNALGSIEPEDVVIASAAKRPDFEGRSIAALAQDLGLSARETALRVLELSPGATAVMHSMNEDDVRTVMRHPSTMIGSDGIPSLPGKPHPRLWGTFARVLGRYARDLGLLPLEEAVHRMTAFPARKFGLRDRGVIRENAFADLVLFDAARVLDVGTYEDPNHPPVGIHHVFVNGVRVVRDGAHTGARPGRPLRRQSAAAGAKSASTN, encoded by the coding sequence ATGGCTCACGAGTACGACGTACTGATCCGCGGCGCCCGGCTCTACGACGGCACCGGCGCGGCGCCGCGGCTGGAGGACGTCGCCCTTCGCGCCGATCGGATCGCCCGAGTGGGATGTCTCGACGACGCGCGAGCGCCGGTCTCGATCGACGCGAGCGGCCTCGTGCTCGCGCCCGGCTTCGTCGACGTACACACCCACGACGACTTCGCGCTCGTCGTCCGGCCGGAGATGGACTTCAAGATCCTGGGCGGCGTGACCAGCGTCGTCGTCGGGAACTGCGGAATGGGCGCAGCACCGTACCCGGTCGCCACGCTCCTGGCGCGCGCCTTCCACGGCGACGCGGTGCTCCCCGAATGGGAGGGCTACACCGGCTATCTCGCGCGGCTCGAGCGCGAGCCCGCGAGCACGAATGCGGCCGTCCTGGTCGGCCACGGCACCGTGCGCGCGAGCGTGATGGGCGGAGCGAAGCGCGCGCCGAACGCGACCGAGCTCGCGGCCATGAAGCGGATCGTGAGCGAGGGAAGAGACGCCGGAGCGGTCGGGTTCTCGTCGGGCCTGGTCTACGAGCCCGGAAAGTTCGCGGACGTCGACGAGCTCTCCGGCCTGGCCGGCGAGATGGCCGGAAGCGGAGGCCTCTACGCCACGCACATGCGCAACGAGGGCACGAAGCTCCTCGACTCGGTGCGCGAGGCGATCGAGATCGGCCGGAGAGCCGGCGTGCCCGTGCAGATCTCACACCACAAGGCCGCGGGGCGGGAAGCCTGGGGGCTGGTGCGCGAATCGCTGCGGCTGATCGAGGCCGCGCAGGCCGAGGGGCTCGACGTGCACGCCGACCAGTACCCCTACACCGCCGGCAGCACGATCCTCGCCGCGATCGTGCAGAACGGCGCCTTCGAGTCGGGGCCGAACGCGCTAGGGTCGATCGAGCCGGAGGACGTCGTGATCGCCTCCGCTGCGAAACGGCCGGACTTCGAGGGCCGATCGATCGCCGCGCTGGCGCAGGATCTGGGGCTGTCCGCGCGGGAGACCGCACTTCGCGTGCTCGAGCTCTCGCCTGGCGCAACAGCGGTGATGCACTCGATGAACGAAGACGACGTGCGAACCGTCATGCGCCACCCGAGCACGATGATCGGCTCGGACGGCATCCCGTCGCTTCCGGGCAAGCCCCACCCGCGCCTCTGGGGGACCTTCGCGCGCGTGCTCGGGCGTTACGCGCGCGACCTGGGCTTGCTTCCACTCGAAGAGGCCGTCCATCGCATGACCGCATTTCCCGCTCGGAAGTTCGGCCTGCGAGACCGAGGCGTGATCCGCGAGAACGCGTTCGCCGATCTGGTCCTCTTCGACGCCGCGCGCGTCCTCGACGTGGGGACCTACGAGGACCCGAACCACCCACCCGTGGGAATCCACCACGTCTTCGTGAACGGCGTCCGCGTGGTGCGCGACGGTGCGCACACGGGCGCCCGCCC